Below is a genomic region from Henckelia pumila isolate YLH828 chromosome 3, ASM3356847v2, whole genome shotgun sequence.
TAATCTTGGTTtgagtgatttttttttttaatttgtttcgCGTTAAAACTTTCAGGCATAGTTCTTTaaaaaaacagaaataatgACCCAGATCATTGTGGTGTTTCGGTACGACGGGAAATGGAAGAACAACGAGCATGGAGAACCGGAATGGTGCTCGGGATTGAATGGTGGCTTTGGAGCCATAAATTTTGGTGATGGTGAAGCAACTATTTCGAGGTTGACAGATGAAGTTTATCAAAAATGTGGTTTGGAGCGAAGTGAGATTGAATTAAAATTCAGTTATTCAACCCTTATTTGTGATCGTATTGTTGGCCCGATATATTTAAGCGTAGAAAAATGTTTGTTGACGTATCTATTACTTGGTGATACACATTATAGGCCTTTGCTTTATGTTGAAACAGAGAAGAAAGTTCAAATTATATGTGACAATGATATTGATAATGGACTTTATTCGCATGTTTATAATGATAGTGGTGGCGGAAAGGAGAAAGAACTGTGTTTAATGGAGGAGAAAATGGCTGAAGTGGAAGAAAATATGGAGACTTTGCAAAAGGAGTTGGAAGATGGGAGGGAAAAAAATGGTGAAAAGGAGGAAGCAGAACTTGAGAGAGATGGAATGAAGATTGATAACCTAGGGGACAAGGGAGAAGAGGGAAAGAAAAGGGGTAGGAGGGGGAAAGAAGAGGAAAATGGAGATTTGAGTGGAAAAGTGAAGTGGAAAGCAAATGTGGCTAGTTATATGAAGGATGGTGTTTTTAGCTTGAGACAACCAAGGAGGAGGTCTTGCCTCCCGGTAAAGGAGAAAATCGAGAAAGTTTTGATGCTGATGGGATGGAAGTGGAGAATACTGAGGGGAAGGAAGCATAAGAAAAGGAAGAGGGTTCGTGTGGGAAAGAAGGATGTGAAAAGTGGGCAGGGTGATAGGGAGATGGTGGAAGTGGATAAAACTAAGGAGAAGCCAAAAAGGGGGCagaagagaaagaagaaaaatTGGGAGATTGATGATGAGACTGTGGTAGAAGAACAAATTGAGAAAGAGGGTAGCCAGACTAGAGGTTTTCGGGGAAGAAAGCCAATGAAAAATGGAGAAGAGCAGAGAGGAGGAGACAAAAATGTTGGAGGGGAAAAAGGTCATGCACAAAAACACAAGGCTAAGATTGATGAAAATGGGAATAAAGTAGAGTCTAACATGTGCCACCAGTGCCAAAGGAATAATAAAGGGAAGGTTGTGCGATGTATAAGATGTAGGACAAAGAGATATTGCATCCCTTGCATTACTCGATGGTATCCTCAGATGTCGGAAGAGAATTTTGCCGAAGCTTGCCCTGTTTGTCGTAACAACTGCAATTGCAAGAGTTGCTTGCGATTGGATGGGCAACTTAGGAGATTGAACTATATGGAATTGGAATTCAGTGGTGCAGAGAAGATGCAGTACTCTAAATACATTTTGCGAATGCTTCTGCCCTTCTTGAAACAACTACATGCAGAACAAGAGTGTGAGAAGGAAATGGAGGCCAAGATACAAGGTTTACAAGCCTCAGAAATTGAACTTGGGAAATCGCGCAGTGAGTTGAATGAGAAAATTTACTGTGACAACTGTAAGACATCTATTGTTGATTTTCATCGAAGCTGCCCACGGTGCTCGTACAATCTGTGCCTCACttgttgcagggagcttcgggaTGGATTTCAACAAGGAGGTGATAAGGAAGTGGTCATGCCTTATCATACTCTTCAGAAAGTTGGATGCATGCATGGTAATATTTCCATGAATGAGAAGACATCTTGTTGCAAAACTAATACCAGGGATGCCGTTGATTTAAATGGTGCTACCTCAGCAAGCAATAAGACTTGTGGTAAAGTGGTTGATACTGTCACCAGGGATCTAAGCGTGCTCAAACATATACGGAAATCTACGGAAACAAGTGCCATCCCATGCCCACCCCAGGAGATTGGCGGCTGCAGTGAAGGGATTCTTGAATTGAAAGGCATGTTCCCATGTAATTGGGTCTCCAAATTGTTGCTGGAAGTGGAAGAAATAGCCCAGACCCAAGATCTTGAGAATGTGCCGCAAATTTTTGAGCAGGAGTGTTCTTGTTTAAACAGTGTTGGTGAAAATTCTAACAGGAACACATCCCGCAAAGCTGCATCTCGGAAAAATTCACAGGATAATTTTTTATACAATCCAACCGCCAAAGACCTTCAGCGTACTGATTTGATGCATTTTCAACGGCATTGGTCTACAGGTCAACCGGTAATTGTTAATGATGTGCTTGAAACAACGTTTGGTCTGAGCTGGGAGCCCATGGTAATGTGGCGTGCTTTCCGTCAGATAACACATGCCAAGCATGAAAAACTACTTGATGTGTCTGCTATAAATTGCTGGGACTGGTATGAGTTCGACATAAATATGCACAGGTTTTTCAAAGGGTATTCAGAAGGACGAATTGATTCTAGTGGTTGGCCCGAGATTCTTAAGTTGAAAGACTGGCCTCCATCAAACTTGTTTGAAGAGCGGCTACCTCGCCATGGTGTCGAGTTTCTCAGCTGCTTGCCTTTCAAGGAATACACGCATCCTCGCAGTGGGTACTTAAACCTTGCTGTTAAACTTCCTTCCAGATGTCTGAAGCCAGATATGGGGCCAAAGACATGTATTGCTTACGGATTTGCTCCAGAGTTGGGACGGGGGGATTCTGTCACCAAACTGCATTGTGATATGTTTGACACTGTGAATGTACTGACCCATTCTCAGTCAGTCTTCTTTGCACCTATCAAGCTTCAGAGAATAAAAGAATTGCAGAAGAAGTTTGCTGCCCAGGATGAAAGAGAACTGTATGGAGATAGTCGGAGATTAAACACAATATACGAAAATCAGCAACCCAGTGATATTGGATCATCCAGGTTGAACGAAAAGGCTTCTTCCCAGGTCTTGGAGAATTCTCATTTGAGGATTAGAGATAACGAAATAGAAATTTCTAATCTTGCAAAGGGAAACACAAAATTGGAAAAACCAGATGAGAAGGTCCGTGATGAAAAAGGCAGTTATGCAGGGGACCCAATATGCCTTAATGTAGCCAAGAATGATGCTGATGCCTCAGATAGGCAAGATAATGTCACTGAGGCTTGCTCTGCCAATGAAGCTGTTGTAAAATCTCGTAATGCAGAGGAAATGATGAAAAATAACAGTTCTGAATGTATTGAAAATTGTCATAAAGAAGAATGTAAAAGAAATGATGGTGATGGTACTTCTCATTCAGGAGATGTGTTTGAGTGTCTTGCAGACGACGAGGGTGGTGTTCTCTGGGATATTTTTAGGAGGCAAGATGTACCGAAACTGGAGGAATATGTGAAGAGGCACTACAAGGAGTTCAGACACTTGTATTGCAAGCCATTGCAACAGGTTGTCCATCCTATTCATGATCAAACCGTTTACTTGACTAATGAGCACAAAAGTAGACTCAAGGAGGAATATGGAATCGAACCATGGACATTTGTTCAGAAATCAGGTGATGCAGTTCTCATACCTGCTGGCTGTCCATATCAAGTCAGGAATCTAAAGTCATGCATAAATGTTTCCCTTGGCTTTGTCTCACCAGAAAACATCCAAGAGTGTGTAAGATTGACCGAGGAACTCCGCATTCTTCCCCAAAAACACTCGGCCAAGGAAGACAATCTGGAGGTGAAGAAAATGGCTCTTCATGCAGTTAGACAAGCTGTACGGCATTTGAATGGGAGTTTGCATGTGCCGTAGTTTCCGCGTGGGATTTAGTTTTGATTAAAAGCTATTCACATTATGCATCTAACCATGtcattgaaattttattttgatttttgaactAGTGATGGCAATACCTGTTTGGTAGAGTCTGCTGCAGATTGTTTATATATATGCTATATATTAGTTGTAACTGACAAGAATTGGAAGATGGCAAGTTACACTATATTTCTTGGCTAGAAACTATGCATGAATCACAAAGTTGCAAATactattcaaatttttttgtagGTGTGAAATTAATAGATCACATGAGCACGGCAACAATTCAACTTATCGTGGCCTTCTGTCAAACCA
It encodes:
- the LOC140890856 gene encoding lysine-specific demethylase JMJ27-like, producing MTQIIVVFRYDGKWKNNEHGEPEWCSGLNGGFGAINFGDGEATISRLTDEVYQKCGLERSEIELKFSYSTLICDRIVGPIYLSVEKCLLTYLLLGDTHYRPLLYVETEKKVQIICDNDIDNGLYSHVYNDSGGGKEKELCLMEEKMAEVEENMETLQKELEDGREKNGEKEEAELERDGMKIDNLGDKGEEGKKRGRRGKEEENGDLSGKVKWKANVASYMKDGVFSLRQPRRRSCLPVKEKIEKVLMLMGWKWRILRGRKHKKRKRVRVGKKDVKSGQGDREMVEVDKTKEKPKRGQKRKKKNWEIDDETVVEEQIEKEGSQTRGFRGRKPMKNGEEQRGGDKNVGGEKGHAQKHKAKIDENGNKVESNMCHQCQRNNKGKVVRCIRCRTKRYCIPCITRWYPQMSEENFAEACPVCRNNCNCKSCLRLDGQLRRLNYMELEFSGAEKMQYSKYILRMLLPFLKQLHAEQECEKEMEAKIQGLQASEIELGKSRSELNEKIYCDNCKTSIVDFHRSCPRCSYNLCLTCCRELRDGFQQGGDKEVVMPYHTLQKVGCMHGNISMNEKTSCCKTNTRDAVDLNGATSASNKTCGKVVDTVTRDLSVLKHIRKSTETSAIPCPPQEIGGCSEGILELKGMFPCNWVSKLLLEVEEIAQTQDLENVPQIFEQECSCLNSVGENSNRNTSRKAASRKNSQDNFLYNPTAKDLQRTDLMHFQRHWSTGQPVIVNDVLETTFGLSWEPMVMWRAFRQITHAKHEKLLDVSAINCWDWYEFDINMHRFFKGYSEGRIDSSGWPEILKLKDWPPSNLFEERLPRHGVEFLSCLPFKEYTHPRSGYLNLAVKLPSRCLKPDMGPKTCIAYGFAPELGRGDSVTKLHCDMFDTVNVLTHSQSVFFAPIKLQRIKELQKKFAAQDERELYGDSRRLNTIYENQQPSDIGSSRLNEKASSQVLENSHLRIRDNEIEISNLAKGNTKLEKPDEKVRDEKGSYAGDPICLNVAKNDADASDRQDNVTEACSANEAVVKSRNAEEMMKNNSSECIENCHKEECKRNDGDGTSHSGDVFECLADDEGGVLWDIFRRQDVPKLEEYVKRHYKEFRHLYCKPLQQVVHPIHDQTVYLTNEHKSRLKEEYGIEPWTFVQKSGDAVLIPAGCPYQVRNLKSCINVSLGFVSPENIQECVRLTEELRILPQKHSAKEDNLEVKKMALHAVRQAVRHLNGSLHVP